A genomic stretch from Bifidobacterium sp. ESL0769 includes:
- a CDS encoding BspA family leucine-rich repeat surface protein, translating into MLKKKSAKLLGAVVATAMLFGPVIVFASADETPAPETQEVSQHAQVPTGTQTGSAQAGSDTSSSAESAKDKPVNPGPGTGMPTQAGKNPTASASDTQADSAANSERQSGTQSGETQVQPQVGPQDEGLERSSEGMWGNAHFTKAVEDGAIVYRVDGGNVGGVATAPWRQGVNPPDSYITVPMKIIFTDPANTHFPADSSKIFWALGGLTEIDGIGDVDVSGVTNMSGMFDSDPKLDDLSSLSHWGASTHNVTDMSDMFSSDIWHDSSDTTGPGGIAKIGVSGWDTSNVTNMYDMFQYDERVETLDVGGWNTSNVTNMGRLFVNCVKLRNPDVSHWNTSKVTNMEDMFSSMNSGRHAPDGINEGITRLDVTNWDVSNVKNMTNLFAFSAIGSVGGEGSDVNISKWDVGNVTEFTDMFGTMPLVTDIDLSYWGTRSTTTGLNKTHNVTNLQMMFSFDPLVKHIDLRGWDVANVDDMLGMFDNEVNNSTPTSQLKTIDGISAWKTPKLGFDLTFMFAGNDKLVGDRATSDGKIDLSGWDTSHVRGMDVVFTGTKSLTTVGDIGKWDTSNVKKNVNWTNDGSMSRMFESSAIENLDLSYRTDAQGNRIRGWDTSGVYDMSYMFLYNKATNINLAGWDTSNVENMIGMFYAAFDLYKLDLSGWDLRKATTANQMFNSTGASSGLLLNLSDWKTSSSTDMRFMFCWSGLLSLDLSGWTEQSLQDMSPQFPYTLQRLTIGPDTKLSTAMFGWNGTVQKTAGDPYQGVIDGTNWSEVYSGEWGEITDDVHASLTCTVSGVTHSAKGEEWNSCGRHDGASSTSALVARSNDSHPGTYVWESKATVHFAGLNPSDAANAQPDDTTMPPRTIYGVRADGKIDGGTEVKHINSLQAKVPASRPNKDHKTFAGWKLDGEKDSHGKPVNTVHQQGDSVTLTPGSSNILRGQWRDIDKYQVTLEPGNLGLGAHATLNIPSNIIVGGSSDSVPFVWLTVPKNVYSVTSDDYVYTLTGWNTRPDGSGPNFPAMDSGVAVGSGVGPYVVYLSQGKPQVTLYAQWKRTGKTAYKLSFEANATDIDTTVSGMPGQQEVKDADNSHTFTFVGTKPTRVSSDPADYEWEFTGWSTVRGDTGGDTPVVSGSQLAFTVGKDHPSATLYAHWKKVHQYTLSFDANAPAGEITGSTSTGDIKQPSDSDNSSVKVPNDAKFERNGYKFMGWNEKPDGTGSVNYAPEGSNSWVGFDAGASRTRVTLYAQWSRYRHHTLTYDYQAGGDSTLAANCEGVTLAPGQVCSLPTASDSGDSDLNDYTNVAITPITPMRNDWTFIGWTQDKDGKTRLYNSGDLVSVGSSTSDADSNVLLYAQWVPKVDYSLSFTPGKTVNITQGFGTMTQRTSTGGAAFVIPSNYKYTAEETGSVYRFVGWTQPGDSHVYQPGETVYTFHGHENILMTAKWQYTYSLTFQGKNKGIGSSKKVAKVSRGPLDEAKTELTVPNDYKLGMKDDSGKYQFTGWQDSKDKQVYNPGQKVKMDSHRAEISLAAQWALIPVTPASPDQPKLATAGPARLTPTPSPVTAAPAVSTAQAMAPTPHARAGAPAVVGSQPAAQGHDGQAPVAGASPKKRIWKCNTRTGKMEPVAYLAGNLGYNVFPVAGGQGRCESTAQSMSGTQVHADFPWWIILLVVVALMLTYARYHDRFQVAQHRGEEID; encoded by the coding sequence ATGTTGAAGAAGAAGAGCGCTAAGTTGTTGGGTGCCGTGGTTGCCACGGCGATGTTGTTCGGTCCGGTCATCGTTTTCGCGAGCGCGGATGAGACTCCAGCCCCCGAAACGCAGGAAGTGTCGCAGCATGCCCAGGTGCCGACTGGAACGCAGACGGGTTCGGCACAAGCGGGTAGTGACACATCATCGAGTGCTGAAAGCGCCAAAGACAAGCCTGTGAATCCTGGGCCCGGAACGGGTATGCCGACGCAAGCGGGTAAGAATCCGACAGCATCGGCTTCTGATACGCAAGCGGATAGCGCCGCCAACAGCGAGCGGCAAAGTGGTACACAGTCCGGAGAAACGCAAGTCCAACCCCAAGTCGGTCCGCAGGATGAAGGTCTTGAGCGCAGTTCCGAAGGCATGTGGGGCAACGCGCACTTCACTAAGGCTGTGGAAGATGGCGCCATCGTTTATAGGGTTGATGGCGGTAACGTTGGCGGTGTTGCCACTGCTCCGTGGCGTCAAGGTGTCAATCCTCCTGACTCGTACATTACCGTTCCGATGAAAATTATTTTCACGGATCCTGCGAATACGCATTTTCCTGCTGACAGCTCGAAAATATTCTGGGCTTTGGGCGGCTTGACGGAGATCGACGGCATCGGCGACGTGGACGTCAGCGGTGTCACCAATATGAGCGGCATGTTCGACAGTGATCCGAAGCTTGACGATTTGAGCTCGTTGAGCCATTGGGGCGCGAGTACCCATAACGTCACCGATATGTCGGATATGTTTTCTTCAGATATCTGGCACGATTCCTCGGATACTACAGGGCCTGGCGGTATTGCGAAAATCGGGGTCTCGGGCTGGGACACATCCAACGTCACGAATATGTACGATATGTTCCAATACGACGAGCGGGTGGAAACCCTTGACGTCGGCGGTTGGAACACTTCCAATGTGACGAATATGGGGCGTCTGTTCGTTAATTGCGTCAAACTGCGCAACCCGGACGTCTCTCATTGGAACACCTCCAAAGTCACGAACATGGAAGACATGTTCTCCAGTATGAATTCCGGGCGGCATGCCCCCGATGGCATCAACGAGGGCATCACGCGGCTCGACGTCACCAATTGGGACGTGAGCAACGTCAAGAACATGACGAATTTGTTTGCCTTTTCGGCCATCGGCAGCGTCGGTGGCGAGGGTTCTGACGTTAATATTTCGAAATGGGATGTCGGCAATGTCACCGAATTCACTGATATGTTCGGCACCATGCCGTTGGTCACCGACATCGATCTTTCCTACTGGGGTACGCGCAGCACCACAACCGGTCTGAACAAGACCCACAATGTCACGAACCTGCAGATGATGTTCTCGTTCGACCCGTTGGTGAAACATATCGACTTGCGCGGCTGGGACGTTGCCAATGTCGACGATATGCTCGGTATGTTCGATAACGAGGTCAACAACAGCACCCCAACCTCGCAATTGAAGACGATCGACGGCATCTCGGCGTGGAAGACCCCGAAACTGGGCTTCGACCTGACTTTTATGTTCGCAGGCAACGACAAGTTAGTCGGCGATCGAGCCACATCTGACGGCAAGATCGATCTTTCCGGTTGGGACACCAGCCACGTTCGCGGTATGGATGTCGTGTTCACCGGCACCAAGAGCCTAACTACAGTGGGCGATATCGGTAAGTGGGACACCAGTAACGTCAAGAAGAATGTCAACTGGACCAACGACGGCAGCATGTCTCGTATGTTCGAAAGTTCCGCCATTGAGAATCTTGACTTGAGCTATCGTACTGATGCGCAGGGCAACCGTATTCGTGGTTGGGACACTTCCGGTGTTTACGATATGAGCTATATGTTCCTGTACAACAAGGCGACGAACATCAACCTTGCTGGTTGGGACACCTCGAATGTCGAAAACATGATCGGCATGTTCTATGCTGCTTTCGATCTTTATAAGCTGGACCTTTCCGGGTGGGACCTGCGTAAGGCGACGACGGCGAACCAGATGTTCAACAGCACGGGTGCTTCATCCGGCTTGCTGCTCAACCTCAGCGATTGGAAGACATCAAGTAGCACGGATATGCGGTTCATGTTCTGTTGGAGCGGGCTGCTTTCTCTGGACCTGTCGGGGTGGACCGAGCAAAGCCTACAGGACATGTCCCCGCAATTCCCGTACACCTTGCAACGTCTGACCATCGGGCCGGACACGAAGCTTTCGACGGCCATGTTTGGTTGGAACGGAACCGTTCAAAAGACCGCTGGTGATCCCTATCAAGGCGTTATTGATGGAACCAATTGGTCTGAGGTTTATTCCGGCGAATGGGGCGAGATTACCGATGACGTGCATGCCTCGCTGACTTGCACCGTTTCCGGCGTAACCCACAGCGCCAAGGGTGAGGAGTGGAACAGCTGCGGGCGGCACGACGGCGCTTCATCGACGTCGGCTTTGGTGGCGCGTAGTAACGACTCGCATCCCGGAACCTACGTCTGGGAGTCGAAGGCCACGGTTCATTTCGCGGGTCTCAATCCCAGCGATGCGGCCAATGCCCAACCCGACGATACCACGATGCCTCCGCGGACCATCTATGGTGTGCGTGCCGATGGCAAGATCGACGGTGGAACTGAGGTCAAGCATATCAACAGCTTGCAGGCCAAAGTTCCGGCTTCGCGGCCGAACAAGGATCATAAGACCTTTGCCGGCTGGAAACTTGACGGCGAAAAGGACAGCCACGGCAAGCCGGTCAACACCGTTCACCAGCAGGGTGATTCAGTGACGCTTACCCCCGGCAGCAGCAACATCCTGCGCGGCCAGTGGAGGGATATCGATAAGTATCAGGTGACGCTTGAGCCCGGCAACCTAGGTCTCGGCGCCCATGCCACGTTGAATATTCCCAGCAATATCATCGTCGGTGGTTCCTCTGATTCCGTGCCGTTTGTGTGGTTGACGGTTCCCAAGAATGTGTATTCCGTGACCAGTGATGATTACGTCTATACTCTGACCGGTTGGAATACCAGGCCTGATGGCAGTGGCCCCAACTTCCCTGCGATGGATAGCGGAGTGGCGGTAGGATCCGGCGTCGGCCCCTACGTGGTGTATTTGTCCCAAGGCAAGCCGCAGGTAACTCTGTATGCGCAGTGGAAGCGCACGGGGAAGACCGCCTACAAGCTGTCGTTTGAAGCCAATGCAACTGATATAGATACCACGGTTTCAGGTATGCCTGGCCAGCAGGAAGTGAAGGATGCCGATAATTCGCATACATTTACGTTCGTTGGTACCAAACCCACGCGCGTGAGCAGCGACCCCGCCGATTACGAGTGGGAGTTCACTGGCTGGAGCACCGTCAGGGGTGACACGGGCGGTGATACGCCTGTGGTTTCTGGTAGCCAGCTCGCCTTCACCGTCGGTAAGGATCATCCTTCGGCCACGTTGTATGCGCACTGGAAGAAAGTTCACCAGTACACGTTGTCGTTCGACGCCAACGCACCTGCTGGTGAGATTACCGGTTCAACTTCCACAGGTGATATCAAGCAGCCCAGTGACAGCGACAATTCCTCTGTCAAAGTGCCCAACGACGCCAAGTTCGAGCGGAATGGCTATAAATTCATGGGCTGGAATGAGAAGCCCGATGGTACTGGCTCGGTCAATTACGCACCTGAGGGGAGTAATTCCTGGGTCGGCTTTGATGCCGGGGCCTCTCGTACCCGCGTCACGTTGTATGCGCAATGGTCCCGGTACCGTCACCATACACTCACATACGATTACCAAGCTGGTGGCGACTCCACGCTTGCGGCAAATTGCGAAGGCGTGACGTTGGCTCCCGGCCAGGTCTGCTCGCTGCCCACTGCTTCGGATTCCGGGGATTCTGACCTGAATGATTACACCAATGTGGCGATCACACCAATCACGCCTATGCGCAACGATTGGACGTTTATCGGCTGGACTCAGGATAAGGACGGGAAGACCCGTCTGTACAATTCCGGCGACTTGGTATCGGTGGGCTCTTCCACGAGTGATGCGGATTCCAACGTGCTGCTCTACGCGCAGTGGGTTCCCAAGGTCGATTACTCGCTGTCGTTCACGCCCGGAAAGACGGTCAACATTACCCAGGGCTTCGGGACCATGACGCAGAGGACGTCGACTGGTGGCGCAGCATTCGTCATTCCGTCAAATTACAAGTACACCGCTGAAGAGACGGGCTCTGTCTATCGCTTCGTCGGTTGGACGCAGCCTGGCGATAGTCATGTCTATCAGCCTGGCGAAACCGTCTATACCTTCCACGGGCATGAAAATATACTCATGACCGCCAAATGGCAATATACGTATAGTCTGACTTTCCAAGGCAAGAACAAGGGCATTGGCTCCAGCAAGAAAGTGGCAAAGGTCAGTCGCGGGCCGCTTGATGAGGCAAAGACCGAACTTACCGTTCCGAATGATTATAAGCTGGGCATGAAAGACGACAGCGGTAAATACCAGTTCACTGGTTGGCAGGATTCAAAGGATAAGCAGGTCTACAATCCCGGTCAAAAAGTGAAAATGGACTCCCATCGTGCAGAGATTTCGTTGGCTGCTCAATGGGCTCTTATTCCGGTAACACCGGCATCGCCTGACCAGCCCAAGCTTGCGACTGCCGGCCCTGCTCGCCTGACACCGACGCCTTCACCGGTGACTGCTGCTCCGGCGGTCTCGACGGCACAGGCCATGGCTCCGACGCCGCATGCCCGTGCTGGAGCCCCCGCTGTCGTTGGCTCGCAGCCTGCTGCTCAGGGACATGATGGTCAGGCCCCTGTCGCTGGGGCATCGCCCAAGAAGCGTATCTGGAAGTGCAACACCCGTACAGGCAAGATGGAGCCTGTTGCTTATCTGGCCGGAAATCTCGGCTACAACGTGTTCCCGGTGGCCGGTGGCCAGGGCAGGTGTGAGAGCACGGCCCAAAGTATGTCCGGTACGCAGGTTCACGCTGATTTCCCGTGGTGGATTATCCTGTTGGTGGTGGTCGCGTTGATGCTGACGTACGCACGGTATCATGACCGTTTCCAGGTCGCCCAGCATCGTGGCGAGGAAATCGACTGA
- the rpsO gene encoding 30S ribosomal protein S15 → MALTAEEKHEIVTKYATHEGDTGSPEVQVALLSKRISDLTEHLKTHQHDNHSRRGLLLMVGDRRRLLNYLKKVDINRYRSLVERLGLRR, encoded by the coding sequence GTGGCACTTACGGCTGAAGAAAAGCACGAGATCGTAACCAAGTATGCGACGCACGAAGGCGACACGGGTTCCCCCGAGGTTCAGGTTGCGCTGCTGAGCAAGCGTATCTCCGATCTGACCGAGCACCTGAAGACCCACCAGCACGATAACCACTCTCGTCGCGGCCTGCTGCTGATGGTCGGCGATCGTCGTCGTCTTCTCAACTATTTGAAGAAGGTCGACATCAACCGTTACCGCTCCTTGGTCGAGCGTCTTGGTCTTCGTCGATAG